The Ctenopharyngodon idella isolate HZGC_01 chromosome 19, HZGC01, whole genome shotgun sequence genomic sequence CTCTAGTAAATAGGctgaattttaaaattaatattaaaaaaattttttatctGGAGGGATTGGAAAACGTATGTGTGACTTGGCAAAATACACGGGGATCCCTCCTAGACACTTTAACATGGAAAAATGTTCTGAAAAATAGTCTCTCGCTCTCCCTTTCTCTGTTTGTCTCACTGTCCGCCCCCACCTCCCCCACAACAGTGAGTTCCTCAGTGAGTCATATCCCCTCTTCCTCTAGTCTAGTGTCTCCATGGTTACTAAACAGGGTTGTTGTATGTTTTGGGAGAGGCTCAATTTCCAGCAGCCTAGGTTTTAAAAAGTTCTCTTTTGTTCAACCTCTGGTTTCAAAAGGGCACATTCTGTGACCCCGAACAAGCTGCAACTTCTCCTGCCTGAAGCACAGTGGCTATCGAATGCCTGACCCTCCTCCACTGCATCcctgttttaacatttttgtatGTGCATTTGAAATTTGGCCAAGATGAGAgagatgtttgtgtttgtgtgtttacagGCCGCAGCCAGAGAGCTGATACTGCAGCCATGGGCATCAAAACAACCCTCGTTTTTTGCAGAGCTGCTGCGTCTTACCCAGTTCATCACCACAACAGAGGTGGTGTAGCTTACTATAACGCTTCCTGGCTCGATCATTCTTGTCTTACGTAACAATATGAAGGTGCATATTATAAAAATGGACTTTATAAGTGAGGGATCTGGACTTTTGCTGTCACACTCTGCAGGTGAACTGCTCTGTGGTTCAGGATTCAGATGGGAATCAATCTAAACACTCTCCTGGTCACTCGGATGTTTTATGCATTAACCACTGGAAGGGCAAAAGAGGCTGTGTGGCCTACTCATTCaggtaaacatatatatatatatatatatataactaaagCAGATTAAGTTCTGATTGCTACCGAGGGGGGTGCCACCTTCTAACCCCCCAAAAATGCTTATTTAATTGAAGCTTtccccaaaaaatgcatctctttttaaaatgaaactggCAACATATTGTGCTGTGCATCcgaataaaatgtatattctaataaaaagaaaaaaatgtagggtgggttGCAACTTCCATCCATCAGTTGTTGACTGGATGGCGGGAGATCTGAATGCAAACTTGCAGTCTGTAGAGTGCAACAGTCTGGTTACtggaagtaaaaatcccatttaTTCTCCGTAGGCAAATTGATTTCTAATggtaacttataaacctttaacctactgtgagctacgagtTTGTTAATCTGTGCTCTTGTTGAAGACATCGGTccgcattatttcaacttatattttaaatgattgctTTTAATAGTGAACTttctggtgaaaaactacattacccatgattctgcaaaaATATCTCCACAAACCAGAGAattgaaacaaacaaatcatGCCAAAAGAGCTCTTTAGCGCCGATCCACTCTTAAAgatcaattttatatatatacagtacctgTTATATATAGTacttgcttatatatatatatatatatatatatataaatatagagacagagagagagagagagagagagcgccaGCCACTCATGAAGATCTTTTGAGTCAATTTTAAATACTTGAGTTCATCATAATTTTATCAtatcataattttttaatgtttttgatatgtgtgtgtgtgtgtaatatatatatatatacacacactactgtgcaaaagtcttaggcatgtcagtattttcaccccctcaaaaatggttttaagcaagttatttatatcttttgctgtagtgtgtcagtaggaaatatcagttcacattttcaaacattcattttgtcataaattttaataatccagtgagatttttgaatacacaaggagtctgacaacagccggtgctccacacgtgagatctgatctcaccatcatcgaatctgtctgtgattacatgaagaaacagatgaaactgagacaaactaaatccagaagaactgtggctgTCTCCAAGAAACCGAAGTgaggatgctttcaaaaatactgtcctaaatagattttatttatcagttaacttctattaactaaataaaatcaatatttggtgtgaccacgctttgcatttaaaacagcttttgtccagGTACACTTGGGCATCATTTTTCAGGGTGCTTTGCCGGTCGGTTTcttcaagcgtcttggagacagccacagttcttctggatttagtttgtctcagtttcatctgtttcttcatgtaatcacagacagattccatcatggtgagatcagatctcatgtgtggagcaccggctgttgtcagactccttgtggattcaaaaatctcactggattattaaaattaatggtaaaatgaatgtttggaaatgtcaactgatatttcctactgacacactacagcaaaagatataaattactggcttaaaatatatatatatatatgcatattttgcaatgtaAAATATTGTTTCCATATACATAATCTACAtctttaaattaataaacagtCTTGCCTTTTCATTTTCAagtacttttttgcttcaaaatcaaggtttgtaatattgtgattcacctcatagctggttttttttttttatagcttatAACTCttaaacaaagacatttttaaaaatctctaTGGAAAATGAATAGGAAAAATACTTCCCGAACCAAGGCCactgaaaaagtgggcgggtactgttgcactctattgcaAGAAAGGGGCGGGCTTCAAGCAGAATAAATGATTAGAGAAGTCAAGCGtacgtcaccagagagaagtctgctGTTTCAACCAAAAATCGAGTTATGAGATTTTTATTGAAAGTTATGCGGTATGGAAGATCAATAACGTTTCATGCTGATTTTAAAACGTTATCTGACAGTGTActtgttaatgttatgaacaatGTATGTATAAGGTAGCACTTGATCTTTTGCTTGAACTTCTTTAAAACAGCCAGCACATTTAAGACCAAACTGGTTAATTTCAAAACATGTCAGCCATTTAGGGCTCCTTGTTTCTTTGTTAAGCTGGAAGGGTGGGATTTGTTGTATATAatctccaaaaaaaaacaaaaaaacaacaaaactgaaGGTTGCCCCAGATTCTGTAGCTCTTTTCCTCGACATGTCATGACTGATGCAGGGAAGCGGTAATTGGTTGGACTGTTCATCGGGATGTTTCAGGCTGTTCCAAATCAACAGAATCTTTTGTCTGTATCTTCATAGTCTGGATGGGAAGGATGCTGCATTTTTAGACACAGTGTTGTACGCGGGGTGTGAGGTTCATCGCTTTGACCCCAGCGGTCGAGGGGGTCGAGAGCCTGCATATATTAAGAATCATCGGGCTTGGTTAGACTGGAGAAACCCACGCAGTCACTCACAAGCAGGCCTCATGGGTAATGTACAGCATAGGCTGCTTGACATTATGGAGTCCCTGGGCCACACAACGGTACTTACACACAAATGCACTCATTCAGACTTCTGATTCTCCTACATGTCACAAATAATTTCACACTCACCGTCCAGTGCTGAATCACACTAAAGTTCTGCCTTTATGTACTTAAGTCTATGTTCACAGAAGGGCGTCATAGCAAAAGTGACTCATAATAAGATATATACagtacaccgatcaggcataacattatgaccaccttcctaatactGTTTTGGTCCCgattttactgcaaaaacagccctgacccgtcgaggcatggactccactagacctctgaaggtgtgctgtgatatctgacaccaagatgttagcagcagatcctttaagtcctgtaagttgcgaggtggagcctccatggatcgacttgtttgttcagcacatcccacagaagctcgattggattgagatctggggaatttggaggccaagtcaacacctcaaaccattcctgaaccatttttgctttgtggcagggcgcattattctgctgaaagaggccacagccaccagggaatactgtttccatgaaagggtgtacatggtctgcaacaatgcttaggtgggtggtacgtgtcaaagtaacatccacatggatggcaggacccaaggtttttggacattgcccaaagcatcacacagcttgccttcttcccatagtgcatcctggtgccatgtgttccccaggtaagcgacgcacacgcacccggccatccacatgatgtaaaagaaaatgtgattaatcagaccaggccaccttcttccattgctccgtggtccagttctgatgctcacatgcccactgttgatgctttcggcggtggacaggggtcagcatgggcaccctgactggtctgcgtctatgcagccccatacgcaacaaactgcgatgtactgtgtattctgacacctttctatcagaaccagcattaacttcttgagcaatttaaGCTACAGTatctcgtctgttggatcggaccacacttGCCAGCCTTCGcccccacatgcatcaatgagccttggccgcccatgaccctgtcaccggttcaccactgttccttccttggaccttttgatagatactgaccactgcagaccgggaacaccccacaagagctgcagttttggagatgctctgacccagtcgacaatttggcccttgtcaaactcgctcaaatccttacgcttgcccatttttcctgcttctaacacatcaactttgaggacaaaatgttcacttgctgcctaatatatcccacccactaacaggtgccgttattcacttcacctgtcactggtcataatgttatgcctgattggtgtatgtGTATTCTATTTAATCTTTGGTCACAAAAGAGCAGATTTCATAcgaatacaatattttttaagtgTCATCTCTTGCTTTTTTTTGCTTGATCTCAAAATGTCACATTCATTTAGTGTCTTGTTTGTGTAGGTGGATGTCCTGTGTATGGATTTGGAGAGCGCCGAATGGCGCATTTTAGAAAGCTGGATTAAGGATGGAACTCTCAAAAGGATCAATCAGCTCATTCTGACCATTCATCTGCAGTGGGCGGGGTTTGAGGTGGGTGGAGATGAAGAGGAGGTGGTGCGTTTTTGGTACAGTGTACTGAGAGCCGTCCGCATCTCAGGACTCCAACTCGTGCATTCCGCACCTGGCCCGGGACACATAGTGCTGAGACACAAACTGGCCAACTCACACAGCTCATACACACTCAGCTGGATAAGGACAAGAGAGCAGGCCAGATAACCCACTGCAAAACCTGTATAGACACAGAAGCAAAACTGAAAAAGACAGATGACAGATGTGTCTAAGAGTACTTTAAACCAAAGCAGGGTTGTTTAATGAAATTGACATGTTAAATGCATACAAATATACATCACATTTTAAAGAGGTAAAGTTgcatattagtatgatttgTTTCTGTCTACATGCTAAGAAATGCCGTCTAGTGGTTGTGAACGGTACTGCATTGTGCGCGCAATTAATTCTATAATCATTTAACAGTCATATTACATTCACTTTAAAGTCATTTTCATACAATAGGGCTACGTGCAATATTTTTCAAGTgcattgtttaaaatgaaataaaatatacacaaaaatgtCTTATTTGTTCTTCAGTGAGCAATGAAATCATGGGCTGCATCtgattcacacacaaaaaaaatgctaaaatcaCGGTCCCACTTGGTGTTCTCTGAATTTCGCCATGTTTCGGATTTGTTCGGACTGGCCCGACGCTCAGGAATTAGCCCTCCTCTCTCAAAAACAGATGTTTTCAAGCCGCTAGGGTGGAGTTGCGCTTTCAAGATTCCAGTTTCCATATCCGCCCCTTTTCTGTGATTGACGGGCTCAACAGCCAATCGAATCTTTGGATTACCACGCGCCGTCCAATGAAAAGTTACCAAATGCGGGACTGAACTGTCGCTGCCATACAGCTCTTGTTACAGTACTTGTAGACATTTTGTCGGCTCAGAAAATTATGGACGGCATTAAACTCAGGGAATGGTACTGTTGAGGTAGTTGAGAAGCCAGAAGACGTCGGCATTTACGGCCAAATCTTTACAAATATTCAGGTAAGACTGTAAAGTACTTTATATGTGCGTAAAGTGTGAAAGAGTCGCTGTTGGGTTGGCGACTTGACAGTATGTAGGCAGCTAACGCTAATCACTTCCTGCTCTTCACAGACGCTTCAGAGAGTTTAGGCCTCCGCTACTagtttttgaagcttttttaAACACTCGTGACAAATAACCTTGTGTCATTTTGATATCACCATAGCGTTTACTTCTGAACCAGACATCAGTTTACTGGGAACAGCTTTGATTTGATCTTATCTTTTTTTCCCACAAACAAAGTTAGGCTGGTATGTTGTGAGCCTCCACTCCCTCCCAATGTAGGAAGTCTGATGGGTGAACATTTATTGCTTCATGCTCAGGCACTAATTCCTGACTCTTACCAGAATTATATGatttaaatgtgtgaaatgAATCCTATATTTAACATTCTTAAAAGTGATTATCAAAAAATTACATCTTCACCATTTATGTGTAAGCTTATTGCGTAGTTATGCTTTaagtcaattattttatttgttttttattattgttatttatttgttttaactCAATGAAACCTGCCAAATTGTGTATACATAATTTTTGTGatgcaaagaaattatgaacacgtgcttaaacaagagagaaccaacaaaatataaatagctGATTACATGTATGTAGTAGTCAGTGtgtgctttttcctgtgagctttttgtttttctatgctttttttttatttttattttttattttgccgTATAATTGTGTTAAACACCTTGATCAAGTGTAGTGTTTTGTTCTACcctcatatataaaatattttcctcatattttgatagGTTAATGAAACTTTTCACTAAAAACAGATATCACTTTTGGCctctactgtgtgtgtgtgagagtgtgtgtgtgtatatatatatatatatatatatatatatatatatatatatatatatatatatatatatatatttatatgtgtatgtgtgtgtgtgtgtgtgtgtggctgtgaCTTGTAAAAACCACAACAGaaacacttttttaaatatactttttttatagaacaactttattaaaataactgaacatttttgtttatgtattaGTGTTGTATATTGTATAGTATAGTATGTGCTATTGGTGCAGTATTTACTTTCAAACCCAAATACAAGAAGAGTTAGAGGGTAGTTGCTTGCTGGTGTTGAACTGCAGAAATTAGGCTATAAGTTGCGTCTTGGCAGAAGAAACACAGCAGCAGTTTTGGTTCTGCTTTGAGCACATATacggctgtgtgtgtgtgtgtgtgcgtgtgtgttggATATGTGCaatctgaaaagaaaaagagcaGCAGTGTGTTATAGATCCTACCAGCACAGCTAATGACAGTATCCGTAATGCattatgtgaatttttttttgtttttgttttgtttgttttttttgtctaaaagAGGAAGGTGACTGATAAGCTCCCATCATGCCTTTGGTGACGCGAAACATCGAACCAAGGCACCTCTGTCGCCAGACACTGCCAAATACGATCAAGAGTGAACTGGAGTGTGTGACCAACATCACACTTGCCAACATCATTCGCCAGCTCGGATCACTTAGTAAGTGTTTGTGTAATGGAGTGTTTCAGAAGAAAATCAGTTGTGTGTTTCTGCTTTTAACATGTCGTTTAATCATAGGTAAGTATGCAGAGGATGTGTTTGGCGAACTGTTTATTCAAGCCAGCTCGTTTGCCGAACGGGTCAACACGCTGGGAGAGAGAGTGGACAAGCTGCAGGTCAAAGTCACCCAGCTGGACCCTAAAGAAGAGGAAGGTAAGATACAGACTGGGTTATAATCAAGGCATTTCATTAATTTATGGGGCTTGTGAGACATTTGTAGATTTAATAAAATCCTTTTTGGACCACGTTGGTTTGTTGCAGAAAACAGAGTTGTTAATTTTGCGTTAAGTTTGATTCCAGCTGCTTATGTTATGTATgcattagggatgcacaatatattggtcaccatatcggtatcggccgatatgtgttcatttttaatgttatagttATCAGaccgataagaaaatttggccgatatattaaagccgataaataatggattatttccttcagatGCGCTCTGTCctccatgatggttttgaattgcttgaaatatgattgaaatcacttcaataaggaaaatacagttaagtgcaacatatagcgcaagtctgtcatataggctacataatattaaaatgagtacattataattgtgtgcttgggacatggcttttaactgtgatacttttgtttttgtaatcagactctgaaaaataatataaaaatttggatttagatttattggccaatatatcggttatcggcttagggtcagtatcggccaaaattttcatatcggtgcatccctagtatgcatgtatgtgttcAACTCTTTTGATTAGttcttttgtattattttcttctttttctttttttttcccccccatatCCAACTTTTGTTTTTCGCATCTACTCCACTATATCACTGTGCATCATAGTCATTactaaagcaaaacaaatttgATATTATCACTTGCAAAATGACTGTTGCCATAAAGATCAGATCTATGTGCAGTGTGAACCGTTCACACTAAAAGTGACAAATGACAAAGATATCGttttaaaaatctttctaaatatagaagaatagcagagtcctcaccacagctataatgataacgGCACAATATCGtatgaatcactttcagaacaatttttttcaactgatgaatgattaaaacattgacagccaatcagaaaccaCCAGACTTTAAAGATCTTGAGCGTTTAGAGTGGCAGATGACAGATCTGCATTAAGAATACACTGAACaatggtgtggacgctaatatagttatagttatctttatagttaatgtttttggtgtgaatgggcctttaatTTGTGGTTTTTGAACAGTGATGAATTTATTCTAAATGTCATTATCTTTCCCTTTCTCCTATTTTTGCTTTCTCGTTTCAGTTTCCCTTCAGGCAATCACCAGCCGCAAAGCCTTCCACTCCAATTTCATCCAGGATCAGCAGCTCTTCATTAGGTTGTCACTACCACAGCCTATCCATGAGACCTATCTGACCTGCAACGAGCCACCCCCCCTCAACAACCTGAGCTCTTACAGGTATACACATTAATACGCATCTGACCACCATTTACCGACCGAATAAAGGCAGAACGATGtagttttttcatttaaattaactttaaagaggacctattatgcttatttacatgttcaactttctttagtgtgtaatgttgctgtttgagcatgaaaaaggtctgcaaagtccctccagcgggagttatcCTCTATAtgagtgtcactgtttctgaactccctgaaacgcctccttTGTAGCCTTGAGTTTCTTCCGGGAACGAAACACGTCacagtattcctcatttaaataattctgcCCAagacatatgcaaaataaaggggcgggacctggttgagttagttagtagtgtgttgacatttcccaaacacactcaaagtggttgaccaatcacaacacactgatccagctgaccaatcagagcacattgagcctttttttgagtgttttaaGTGTTCAACATGATTaaagtgttttctgttttccaGGGAGGATGGTAAGGAGGCTCTGAAGTTCTACACTGATCCGTCTTATTTCTTCGACCTTTGGAAAGAGAAAATGCTTCAAGATACCAAGGACATTATAAAAGAGAAACGCAGGCACAAGGTGAGAGATGCAAGTACACCACCTTAAAATACCTGTCAGAATGCACAACATGTTTGTGTTATTGTATTTCTGTGTTTTTTg encodes the following:
- the LOC127501054 gene encoding probable methyltransferase-like protein 24; protein product: MAACNFSGLRGISHRVFIIGLSVLVLVQLLVSLTVPRAFSSTSDDQPAFLVISIERNDGGSLTSEVRKNERDLESGLWTDEDSRLTGYEDENELEGPQAAARELILQPWASKQPSFFAELLRLTQFITTTEVNCSVVQDSDGNQSKHSPGHSDVLCINHWKGKRGCVAYSFSLDGKDAAFLDTVLYAGCEVHRFDPSGRGGREPAYIKNHRAWLDWRNPRSHSQAGLMGNVQHRLLDIMESLGHTTVDVLCMDLESAEWRILESWIKDGTLKRINQLILTIHLQWAGFEVGGDEEEVVRFWYSVLRAVRISGLQLVHSAPGPGHIVLRHKLANSHSSYTLSWIRTREQAR